The following nucleotide sequence is from Gemmobacter aquarius.
GATGCCCGACAGCCACAATGCGGGCGATTTCGGAGCTTTCCTTGTCGGCGCTCCGCATGACTATGCGATCACCGCCGAGCAGTTGGTGCAGCACAAGACAGATGGTCACATGGACATCGACGCCGTGCGGGCGGGGGCGATCATCGTCTGTCCCGTCAAGGTGCGCGGCGCGGGTGTCTATATGGGCGACATGCACGCCGGGCAGGGCGATGGCGAGATTGCCGGCCACACGATGGACGTGGCGGGCAGCGTGACCTTGCAGATCGAGGTGGTGAAGAATTACCCCATCGACGGCCCCGTGCTGTTCCCGCTGGAAGAGGACCTGCCGCCCATGGCGCGTCCGTTCTCGGCGGCCGAAAAGGCCAAGGGGCAGCGGCTGGCGGCCAAGTGGGGCGTGGCGGAGATCGAGGCGCTGGCTCCGGTCAGCGTGATCGGTACAGCTGCGAACCTGAACCTTGCCATCGAGAACGGTCTAACCCGCGCTGCAAAGCTGCTGGGCATGACCGTGGCCGAGGTGCGAAACCGCGCCACGGTGAACGGCGCGATCGAGATCGGACGCGCGCCGGGAGTGATTCAGGTGACGTTCCTTGCGCCGCTGGCACGGCTGGATGCGGTGGGCCTCGGGGATTATGCGCGCGAGCAGTATAATCTTTGAAGCAGGGGCCGCGTCAGGCCGAAAGTGCGTGCGCCTCGGGTGGAGCGAGGCGCACGGACCGACATCGCAACGTCAAGCAGGAGAGCTGGTCGTGAACGGAACCGATCGCCTGGGCATCGGCGGCATCACAGCTGTGCGGAATCCGGATAATGGCTGCCTGAGTTCTATCGATGCAGTGGTTAAGAACGGGGGTTAAGAACGGGGGTTAGGAACGGGGGGATTACCGGTTATAGGCGAGGGCGATCGAACGGCGCGGCATCGGCATCGCCGGTTTGCAACCGCGCCAGCAGATCGGCGTCCCAAAGGGACCCCCTCCATCGGGGCGATCTGGCCCGCTGGCACTACCGCCAGCTTGAGGCCGAATACGACCAACTGGCCTCGGACGAGGCCATCGAGGAGAGGATCATCGTGAACGAGTATACGTTCACGGAAGCCGGGCGGCGGTTCGGGTGAGAGCGCACGCAGTTCATTTGATCTTTACAATAGGACCATATGAACTATGCTGCGGGCAGTGGAGGACGATATGCAAGTCGCAGAGAAAATCCGGACACCCGCACAGATCAACGCTGTCGCGCTGAAAGCCTATGCTCGCGTGGCTGATGCCTGGCGTCTCAGCCTCAAGGAAGCGGCTGGCCTTGCCGACATGTCGGAGAGCACCTGGAAGCGCGCCAAGAAGCCGGATTTCGCGGGGGAGCTTACCAAAGACCAACTGCTGCGACTCAGCGCTGTAATTGGAATCTACAAATCGCTCGAACTCTACTTCTCGGAGCCTCTGGCAAGAAGCTGGTTCACCCGACCGAATAGGGGGCCGCTGTTTGGGGGCAGCCGTCCAGTCGACACCGCCATCGACGGGGGCTTGCCGCAGATTCTCGCGGTGCGGACCTATCTAGATGCCCTGCGTGGTGGGGCATGAAGCAGACCGAGGTTTCCGATCGCGGTCTCGTTCGTCTCCTGCCCGCCACCTACCACAAACCGCCATCGCTGCGCGGTCTCGTCGATAGCGATGACGAGATGGCGATCTTGGCAGAGGTTGAGGGGCTGACGAGTGGCCGTCTCCTGGCCGAACGCGGGCGCAACCCGCATCTGGACCCTCGCGAGCTTGCCTGGCAGCGCCGCAGCCGCGATCTGCGCATCTATGGCGACAGTCATGTTAACGCCGGCTTCACCTACACCCGCGCCAGCGGAAACCGCTTCAACACCGAGGAGCGCGGCGCCTGGTATTGCGCATGGGATGTGATGGTTTCTGTCAGCGAAGTGGCCTGGCACCGCACACGTGAACTTGGCTTTACCGGCAGCTTCCATGACAGCGCGCGCTATGTGGAACTGCTGGCGGATTTCATCGGGATCTTCGATGATCTGACCGATGAGCCGGAACATCCCGCACTGCATTCCGATCCGGCCGTTGGATATCCCGAGGGGCAAAGCTTGGCGCAACGTCTGCGGCGAGCCGGGTCCCGTGGTCTGATCTACCCTTCGGTCCGGGCGCCTGCACCTGGCGGAAATTGTCTGGTCTGCTTCGCGCCACATGCGATCCAGAACGTCCGTCCGGGCGCGTCATGGGATCTTGTTTGGGATGGGACGCCGCACTACTCGATTACTGCTGTCGGCTGACCAGTCAGATTTCATGCGCCATTGGAGGTGTTGAGAAATGAAAGCGCCTGGCGACAACAGCCCCGACGTGACGAACTGAGGCCATGCGACTATCAGGCGGTCTTTGAGGCTTTGGATTCCCCGGCTTCACCGACTGAGGCGTTGCGTGCCGCTTTTCGTCGGCGGAATGAATTCCCTGCGGGTATTCACGATATCGAGCAAGCTGACGACTGATAGTACTCACTTGTTCCCGTCGATCCACTTGGACATCAACTGCATGGACATGATGCGCGATCACGCCGCGACCGAGGTCGTTCAAACACGGGCTTCACCTGGCGCCCCCGCACCGGCTCGATGGTGAACCGCCAGCACATGATAGCAGCGCTGATCGACAGCCGCGATTTCTTGGCCGCCAAGCGGCGCGCGGAGACCGAAGTGATGCTCCCCGCAGGCCCCAAGGTCGCCCTCACCGGTGGGACCGGCTTCAACGATCACCGCTTGATCTGGGGCAAGCTCGATCAGGTCCGGACCAAACATCCCGATACGAAGACCTTCGGGGGCTTGGTCATGGCGGGGGCTACGATGCGGTCAGGCGCTATGCCGCGACCTGGAAGCAGGCGCAGGGATCGGGCGCGGCAGCCCCTTCGTGCCGCTGACCTTCGCGCCGGGGGAGGCCTATCAATCCGACTGGAACCACGAGGTGGTGTTGATCGACGGCGTCACCGTGACGGTGAAGGTGGCGCATGTCCGGCTTTGCCACAGCCGAATGTTCCTCGTCCGTGCCTAAGTGCAAAGTCCGACGGGATGGCCGGATGAACTGACGGGATGCGATGGCCCGCTTTCATCCCTTGGGGCCGAAATAACACTCTCGGCGCTGAACAGCCGTGCGGCGATGCGGTCGTTGCTTTACGCGGATTTCTGGGCCCAACCGTTCCGGACAAGCTCGCCATCAGGCTTTGCAAATGTCGGCGCCCGAGACCGGCGGCGAACGCAGCCTTCTTGCATTTGGTCGACGGCCACACGATGGATAACGCATCGATCGGAGGTTCACCTTGACCAGCCACGACGCCGCGCGACTGATCGCGCGTATCGCAGACATTCGACTCTTTGCGCATGCCTATTCCTGGCATCTGAATTTTCGGTTTGGCGCGGCAGTGCCGAGCGATCTGCTGGGATTTGCCCATCGGCACGGGATGGCAGGCGTCAAGATCCATGTCGAGGACGGGGAAGAGCGGTCTTTGCTGCATGCGCCCGAAACGCGCGCCGCCTTTGGCCGCTTGGCGCAGTCGCTTGGCCTTGAAGTCCATATCGAAACCTCTGCCACGGACGAGGCGACACTGCGGGCCGCGATCAGGGTGGCGCGCGAAACCGGGGCGACCTCGGTGCGCTGCTATCCGCGCTATGCCGGGCCGGTGTCGCAAATCATCGCGCAGACCATTCGCGACCTGCGGCTTTTGCCGCAGCTTGACCCTGATGGCCAGTTGGATTTCCTGCTAGAGCAGCACGAAGACCTGAAGTCCCATGAGCTGGTCCATATTCTTCAGGCGGTGCGGCACCCCCGCCTGACCTTGCTGTTCGATTTTGCCAATATGATCAACGCAAATGAAACACCCGAGGCGGCTTTGGCAATAATGGCACCCTATGTGACCGATGTTCACATCAAGGATGCAAACATCCTGCCGGATCGCGGTGGTTTTGCCCATCGCGCCTGTCGTTCAGGCGAAGGCGACATCGATTTCCGCGGCCTTCTGACCCGGCTTCTGCTGCTGGGCGATCAGCCGCAGGTGCGCGCTTTCGGGTGTGAGGAAGAGAACGAGATGTTTGCGCCAGCCTACCGCTTTCCCACCGACCCGCCCGACCCGATCATCCCGTCGCGGGATGCGTCCACCACCGAGGTTACCCTTGGTGAGGATTTGCAATCGCGCCTTGCCCGCGAAAGGGCCGAGGCGGAAGCCCAGATCATTTATGTCCGCAAGATCCTTGCGGACATCAGCACGCAAGCTCGAAAGGCTCTTTGATGACCTATTGGCCCGCCTCTTCGTCCACGACGCCGCGTTATGCCGGCCCTGTCAGTTTCTTTCGCCTGCCTATGCTGTCAAATCCGGCGGATACCGATATTGCGCTGATCGGTCTACCCTACGATGGCGGCACGACCAACCGGTCCGGCACCCGCCATGGCCCACGCGAGATGCGCGCCATGAGCATGTTCATCCGGCCCTTCCATCATGTGACCAAGACCTCGCCCTATACCACGCACAGGGTGGCGGATTACGGGGATTGTCCGATGAATCCCATCGACATCACTGAAAGCCTGGCGATGATCACCGGCTTTTATGAAAGCTTCCGCGCCGCCGGGGTCAAACCTTTGACGGCGGGTGGTGATCATCTTGTCTCGCTGCCCATTCTTCGGGCTTTGGCCAAGGACGGGCCAGTTGGGTTGATCCAGTTCGACGCGCATTCGGACACCAACGATTCCTATTTCGGGGGCCATAAATTCACCCACGGGACTTGGCTGCGACGCGCGATCGAAGAGGGGCTGGTCGATGCCAAACGCTGCGTGCAGATCGGCGTTCGCGGCACGCGCTATGCGCCGGACGGCAATGACTTTGCCGAGAACGCCGGCGTGACGACGCTTTACGTCGAAGACGTCTACCGCATGGGCATTCCGGGCGTGATTGCCGAGGCCCGACGTATTGTCGGCGAGCACGCTACCTATCTTACCTTTGATGTCGACGGCATCGATCCGGCGTATACACCCGGAACCGGCACCCCCGAAGTCGGAGGTTATACCGTGTTCGAGGCGCAGCAGATGGTGCGCGGCCTGAAAGGGCTGAACCTGATCGGCGCAGATGTTGTCGAAGTCGCACCGCCCTATGATCCGAGCGGAAATACAGCCCTTGTCGGAGCTACCATCATGTTCGAAATCCTCTGCAATCTGGCCAATTGACCTTGGCCATGGGCTGCCGGCGACCCGGTAGGAAAGAAGGCGAAAACCCATGGCTTCCACGGAACCAGAGACGGGTCGTCAGACAGAAACGCCGCCCGGCTCGGGGCAGCGGGCTGCGACCTGTTCTTTGACCCGGATTGGCAGTTCGCGCAGCCGGGATGTTGTTTATCCGCGCGCCTGCCCGGTGGGCGGGATCAGGCAACGAGCTGCGTTGCCTTGCGCTTTGCGTAACGAAGGTTCCGCGCGGTTTGGCGTGCGGCTTCATCGGACAGGACAAGCGCGATCCGTCTGTCCTGAGCAGACTGGCTTGCTTCGATTTCTGCGGCTTCCGCAGCCTGTCGACGCATTTCTTCGGCAATAACAGCGGCCGCTTCGTCAGCCACACGCTGCCGCTCTGCGAGTTTCTCTGCGTCACGTGCTGCGTGGCGGAGGTCGCGGGCTCGCGCCACCTCGGCATGGGCAGCCAGCTTTGCCGACAGATCGGTCGCAGCCGACGCCGTCCGGAATTTTTCCAGAAGGGCGGCCTTGGCTTTGTTCGCGTCGCTTTGGGGATTGGAGTATTCTTTGAGTTTGGCCATTTTTATTGTCGTTTCCTCGGATATGAAATGGGTGTGGACCTGTTTGGTCGGAGGGACAGGCATCTGATTTTCCGGATGAGCACGGGGTCAAGACCGATCAAGGATTGCTCTTTCCCACCGGATCGTCAGGCTGCGCGTCTGGCCGTATGGACCACCAGATTTTCGGGAATGAAGCCTGCCGATCTGGCCGCCGCGGCAAAGGCACGTCGCGCCACGCCGACAGGAACAAGACAGTCCATGGCGGCTTCGACCTGTTTCAGAGCGTTCGCACGTGCTTCGTCTGCAACCGGCCATTGCTTCAGCAACCAGTATTTCACTTGTTCGATCGTGCTGAATTTCTGCACATCCCCGTCAGACGACAGGACAAGGGTAAGGGGTTGCCCCCAGAGGATTTCGATCAACCAGATATCTTTCTTGAGAGATGAACGGTATGCGCGGTTCGCATCTTCGCCGTTCAGGGTAATGCAGGCCCGGTTCGAACCGGTCCCGCATCCGATGTTAGAGCCTGACGTCAGACGAGCACGAGATTTATGGCAGACTCGCGACCATTGCGATCACGTTCCAGATCGAACGAGACAGCCTGTCCGTCATCGAGCCGGTTGATTCCGGCGCGTTCCAGCGCGGAAACGTGGACGAAAACGTCCTTCGACCCGCCTTCGGGTGCGATAAAGCCAAAACCTTTGGTAGCGTTAAACCATTTCACGGTGCCAGTGGTCATCGTGATGTTCCTTTCATGGGTGCCGCCCGCAAAATGCGACGGCCCGGCAAAGCTGAAGATCTAAAGCTGAGCCGAAAGGGACAGGTCCGAAAAACAGAAAGCTTCTGCGTACATAGAACAATACAGGCACGATTACTATCGGAAGATTCCCGAAGCTGGCCGCCTGCGGGGTTAACCGTTGTTATCGTTACAAAGTATCCATCAGCGGCTATGCTTAGCGAGAGAGGTAGTCCGGTTGATCTGAACCGGTTCCCGGGATTTCACTAGTCGATTTCCGTTTCGGTTACGCCGTCACCGTTTCGGGCATCGGCAGGTTGAAGCGGTCCTGAGACTATGGGGGCAGTGCCCCCATAGTGCTGTCTTATCGCCGCTTTCCTTAGAACAGGAAGAAGTCCGCAGAGGTCAGGCCGGAAACGCCGGTCAAGCGGGCAAGTAGAACGGCATTGTCCGAGGCGCCGCCGTCATTATCCCAGCACAGATTACCACCGGTAGCATTGGTTTCGAAGATAAACTGCGCGTCAGTGGCACTGGACACGTCACCTACGTTCTGCACCGATGCCGAGCCGCCAGCCACCAATTCGCTGCCAAAGCCCGCAACCGAAATGCCGATGTCGTCTACGCCCGAGGCGAAGTCGGTGATGGTATCGACCCCATCGTCGGGGCTGTTGAACACGAACATATCGGTGTCGTTGCCGCCCGAGACCGTGTCATCCCCCGCGCCGCCTGTGATCTGGTCGATCAAGTTGGTGGTCACTGCGCCATCCCGCACTTCGAGCACGTAAATGCCCGTGCGGCCAGTGTTTCCGGCAACGCTATCCCAGTCCAAGCTTGCCCTGGTTCCCGATCCGTCAATTTCAAAAACTTCGGGCGTTGCGCCGCCACTGGTATAGCCAGCGCGCGCCGAGTCGAAGTAATTCCAGTTCACGCTTTCGTAGCGCAGGATGATGTCGAAGTTTCCGTTGTCACGGTCGACCAGCATCAACTGCGTGGCGTTCGGGACACTTCCCGCCGTGTATTGGCCGACATCGTTCAGCGTCATGGTGAACACGCCATTCACCGTATCGACGTCATAGGTGATCAGGTTGGCGCCCGTGGATGTGCCCATTTACCGCAACGCTGATCTCCTCGCTTGCGCTGCCATCTGCCGAAACCACGATCAGACGGTCATTCACCGTTTGCCCGGTGACCAGCGCCTGAACGTCGGGGCTGCTGTTGCTAAGCTGGTAGGTCCAGTTTCCATTTGCATTCACGTTGAACGTGCCAAGCCCGGCCGAGCCAAGGACATTGCTTTGCGCGGTCACGGAGGACTGACCCGCGTCTGCATCCACGACCTGCAACGTGCCTGAAGCCAGACTGTTGGATGGATCGTCTTCGGATGTGACGCCAGTGCTCAGGACTGTGATGGTGGCAACATCGTTTGTGCCGACAAGCGTAACCGTAACCGCCTTGGTGGCAGAGCCGCCCTTTCCGTCATTCAGTGTCAGGTTATAGACCTGATCCCGCGTCTCGCCTTCGGCAAGGGCCGCAAAATCGCTCGCGTCGAAGTCGAAGGCCCAGTCGATCCGGCCTGACCCCTCGCCGGTGGCTGCGTTGCCGATCCCCGCCGTCAGTGTGCCGACATAACCCAAGGCTTGCTCTTGCACCGAAACCGTGTGGCTATCGGCCAGATCGACGTCGGCAAAGGCCACGCTTCCGGTCGGCCGCTGCTCGGCTATTCCGATCCGGACATCGTCAAAGTTGAACCGGGCCGGCGTTGCGCCGGTGTTTTGGAATTGTAGCGTTACCACCGACACACCGGCGACATAGCCCTGCACGGTCGACAGGTCGAACACCTCGCGCACCTGAAGCGTCTGGGCTTGGTTAGGTCCGACATTGATGCTTTGCAGGCCGACCGACTGGCCGTCGACCAGTACCTCGATCCGGTAGGCCGCGCCCACCGGATTGTCCGCGCGTGTAATCACATCGAAGGTTACGGCAAACTGGTCGTCCGGCACTTGAATGTTTTGCTGCATCGACGCGCCGGGGTTGAGGAACCCCACGAGGTCGCCTCAGGGAACCGACACCGACGTCGTGAAGAAATTGCTCCCCACGTTCAGGACGCCTGCATCCCCCTGTCAGCGTCCAGCCGTTTGCCGCGCCCAGACGGTGGCTGTTGCCGAAATCGGGCGTCGGGTTGCCCTCGAAGTTACCGAAGGGGATCAAGTCACCGTCTCCCGGCACAACTGTTGCGTCGGTCGTCGAGCCGACTGACGGGGAAACGGCAACCGTCGGCGCGTCGTTGGTGCCTGTGATGGTGACGACAACCACCTGACTGGCCGTACCATCCTGCGACGTCACGGTGATGCGATCACTGACGGTTTCGCCGGCGCGCAGAGCCTGCACATTGGCGGCTGCGTCGTTCAGGTCATAGGTCCATGCGCCGGAAACGGCGTTGAATGTAAAGCTGCCATAGGTGCCGGTCAGCCCGCTGGCGGCTTTGAAAACGGCCTCGCCATTATCGACGTCGCTAACGGTCAAACTGCCCGAGACCAGCGCGGTGCTATCCTCGGCTACTGCGCCCGTCGAGATGCCCGAAATCGTCGCGCCGTCGTTTTGGCCGACCACCGTGATCGTGATGGACGCCGTCGATGTATCGCCGTCGGCATCGGTCACGCGATAGGAAATTGTTTCCGAGACGCTTTGCCCCGCCGCGAGGCTTTGCAGGGCGGCATTCGGGGCAAAGGTCAGCGTAGCACTTTGCGCCGCGCCGCCCAGAGCGGGCGTGAGCACCAAAGTTCCCAAGGTCGAATTCGAGAACAACTGCACCGAAACCGCGCGATCCGGCACGGCGTCGTTGGCCAGCAGATCCACCGAAACCGAGGCGCTGTATTCGGTCGCATTGATCCGGTCCAAAACGGCGGTGACAGCCTCGTCTCGCGGATCGAGCAGGACGCCGTTCACGGAAATCTGCAGGTTTTCGATGTTGAAAACCGTAAGGCTGGTCACGCTGAAGCTAAAATGGGTCGCAAGACCCAGCGGGTTCAGAAACTGGTTCAAAGGCTGTGCCAGATGCACCAGGAACGCAGCGACATCGGACTGCACATCAGCGCGCGCCCATTCTGCGCTGGTCAACTCGAGCCGCAGCGTGTCGCGGCCGAAGCCACCCTCGTAACTGTCGCGAAGTCCGTTAGACAGGGTGTTGCCAGACAAACGATGGATGAAGACATCGCTGCCGGAACCCGTGGCGACCACATCGTATCCCGCGCCTGCATCGATGACGCTGTTGCCGTTTCCGGCATTTACGACATTGTTTCCAAACCATGTCCAAATGACGTCATTTCCCGCACCGGCCGTTACAGTGTCATCGCCATTGCCTTCGCCAGCCGAGATGACGTCGCGGCCCGAACCTGCGCGACCCGAACCTGCGCGACCTGATTCGAGGCGTGCCAGAAGACGTCACCACCCGCTATGATTGCAACCGGTCGCGCAGGACGGCCTCGGACATGTACCAACATGAGAACATCTGATGAAAAATGCTTTGCATCGGCGGGGCCGGGTGGTGGCAGGAGACCGCCGAGAGCGCGGCGCCAGTTCTGGCGGAGAGGTCGAAGCCTTTGCTGCGCCGCGCAGGCTAGCCTGCGGCGCGGCTTTCGGCGCGGGCCAGCAGGGCGGGCATCTGATGCATGGACTGCAGGTGTATCTGGATCAGGGCCAACATGCCGTTGCGGAACATATCGAGCGCTGTCGCGTCGGGCAGTTGGGCAAGCTTTTCGGTCGAAACCCGCGAGAAACCGCCCAAAGTCAGCTGGTTTCCGTCTGCGAGTGTTGCGTTTGCCGTTGCCGGTTCGAGCAGGTCCAGGTCGACCAGCCGTTCGATAAAGGCCCGCGTCACCGCGTGTTGGGTCTGATAGTCCGAAGTGAAGCGGAGCGTCGATTCAAGGAATTGCGTCCGGTTGCCTGCCGTGTCGAAAAGCCGTTCACCCTTTCCCGTCGTGTCGAGGCCTTGATAGGTCGTATCGATGCACAGCGTCAGACTGGATTGATCTGGGCTTTCGGCAAAGACGAAGGGGTAGCGGCGCAGAAAGGCGGGAATGTAGCGCCCTGACCAAGCGCCGTTGCCATCGACGAACAGGTTCTCACCGTCGCGCAACCCCACGATCGCCGCCGGTGTGATTGCCCAGGCCCCGGCGGTCACATCGCCTGCAAAGACCACGGGATATTCCGCGGCGGCCTTTTCGAATTCGGCCAGAACCAGCGGAACGGAGTTCAGGTCGGAACTGAAGCCATAGCCGCCATCCTGCCGTACGGAAAGGTTGCGATGGTCGTCAGCCGACAACGGAACCGCGTTTGCATAGATCATCAACTGCTTGGACACTGGTTTCTCCTTTACGCACCCAAACCAGACTGGGGCGCTGCCGGTCTTTGTGCAAGCCCCGCCTTGCGGCCAACGGACGGGCTGCGCGCGGTTCCGGCGGCAGCGCAGGCCTGCGCGGTCCCACGACCGATGTACCGCGCGACCGTCAAAAAATTGACAAAAGATTGACTTAAGTATGGGTCCGGACAACTATCGCGCTTTAGTGCCGGGTTGCCGTAACGATGATTGGAGTAAGATGTGTCCGATGTTTCGGCTAACCCCTTGTTTTACAAGAGCGTTACGCCTTTAGATTCGCAGCGGCACAAATCCTTGCGCTTGGGTCGGCCGGACCGGGCTTTTGGCTATGCGTCACTTTCCAATCTGATTCCTGCCGTGGTCGACGAGTTCGAACTCGCTGCACCCGAGCTTTGCATTGCCTTTCTGCCAACGCCTGCCGGTGCTTCTGCTGTTTTTGTGACCGGCACCGCGCCGGGGCAGAATTGCTTTGTATCGGACACGGGAAACTGGACCGGTGCCTATGTTCCGGCCTATCTGCGCCGCTACCCCTTTATCATCGGCGACATCGCCGGATCGGAGTCGGTGCTGTGCTTTGACGAAAGCTATGCCGGTTTTGGCGATCCAATGGGGCAGCCGCTGTTTGAGGCAGATGGCAACCGGACCGAGGCGCTGGCAAAGGCGTTGGCCTTTTCGCAGACCTATCGTGATGCGGCCAAGCGGACGGAAAGCTTTTGCCGGATGCTGACCGATTTTGCCCTGCTGCAAGCCGCCACGCTGGACATCACGGCGGCCGACGGGTCGCGGTCTACGGTTCACGGTATCGAGATCATCGATGAAGCAGCCCTTGCCGCTTTGTCGGGTGACCGGTTGGCGCAGTTGAATGGCGCAGGCTTTCTGCGGGCGATCTATGCCCAGATCACCAGCTTGCGGGCGATTTCCCGCCTTACCGTGCCTGCCGCCCCTGCACCTGCACTGGAAGAAGCGACGAACTGAATGATCTGACCGTCAGGCGAGGGATTTTTCCGCCTATGTCTGGAGAGTAGCCATGATGAAACGTGCCCTTGTCCTCGCGCTGCTGCTCGCCTTTGGGCCGCTGCTGTATCAGGGTAGCGCTTCTGCCGAGACTGCTCCGGCCACGGCGACGGTTCCTGCCGAAACCAAGGCCGCTACCGACCTGCAGGGGTTCCGCTCGGCCCGTTTCGGCATGACGGAAGACGAGGTGCTTGCCGCGATCAAGACCGATTTCGCGCTGTCGGGCGATGCCGTGCAGATCGGCGAGAACACCGCCGAGCGCACGCGGGTTATCACCATTACCGTAAAGGACGTGCTGCCCGATGGCGGGGCGAGCCAGATTTCCTACATTTTCGGATACAAGTCCAAGACCCTGATCCAGGTCGGTCTGCTTTGGTCGGCTGCGGTCGACCCCGACCTGACCGATGCGATGATCTATGCCAACGGCGACACGTTGCGCGCCTTTTTCGAAACTGCGGGCTACCTGCCGGAGACGATCACCCGAAACGCCGTGGTGGACAGCGGCATCTTGCTGTTTCGCGGAGCGGATTCGCAGGGGCA
It contains:
- a CDS encoding MbcA/ParS/Xre antitoxin family protein gives rise to the protein MEDDMQVAEKIRTPAQINAVALKAYARVADAWRLSLKEAAGLADMSESTWKRAKKPDFAGELTKDQLLRLSAVIGIYKSLELYFSEPLARSWFTRPNRGPLFGGSRPVDTAIDGGLPQILAVRTYLDALRGGA
- a CDS encoding RES family NAD+ phosphorylase; this translates as MKQTEVSDRGLVRLLPATYHKPPSLRGLVDSDDEMAILAEVEGLTSGRLLAERGRNPHLDPRELAWQRRSRDLRIYGDSHVNAGFTYTRASGNRFNTEERGAWYCAWDVMVSVSEVAWHRTRELGFTGSFHDSARYVELLADFIGIFDDLTDEPEHPALHSDPAVGYPEGQSLAQRLRRAGSRGLIYPSVRAPAPGGNCLVCFAPHAIQNVRPGASWDLVWDGTPHYSITAVG
- a CDS encoding sugar phosphate isomerase/epimerase family protein, which encodes MTSHDAARLIARIADIRLFAHAYSWHLNFRFGAAVPSDLLGFAHRHGMAGVKIHVEDGEERSLLHAPETRAAFGRLAQSLGLEVHIETSATDEATLRAAIRVARETGATSVRCYPRYAGPVSQIIAQTIRDLRLLPQLDPDGQLDFLLEQHEDLKSHELVHILQAVRHPRLTLLFDFANMINANETPEAALAIMAPYVTDVHIKDANILPDRGGFAHRACRSGEGDIDFRGLLTRLLLLGDQPQVRAFGCEEENEMFAPAYRFPTDPPDPIIPSRDASTTEVTLGEDLQSRLARERAEAEAQIIYVRKILADISTQARKAL
- the speB gene encoding agmatinase, encoding MTYWPASSSTTPRYAGPVSFFRLPMLSNPADTDIALIGLPYDGGTTNRSGTRHGPREMRAMSMFIRPFHHVTKTSPYTTHRVADYGDCPMNPIDITESLAMITGFYESFRAAGVKPLTAGGDHLVSLPILRALAKDGPVGLIQFDAHSDTNDSYFGGHKFTHGTWLRRAIEEGLVDAKRCVQIGVRGTRYAPDGNDFAENAGVTTLYVEDVYRMGIPGVIAEARRIVGEHATYLTFDVDGIDPAYTPGTGTPEVGGYTVFEAQQMVRGLKGLNLIGADVVEVAPPYDPSGNTALVGATIMFEILCNLAN
- a CDS encoding DUF6481 family protein, producing MAKLKEYSNPQSDANKAKAALLEKFRTASAATDLSAKLAAHAEVARARDLRHAARDAEKLAERQRVADEAAAVIAEEMRRQAAEAAEIEASQSAQDRRIALVLSDEAARQTARNLRYAKRKATQLVA
- a CDS encoding DUF982 domain-containing protein yields the protein MIEILWGQPLTLVLSSDGDVQKFSTIEQVKYWLLKQWPVADEARANALKQVEAAMDCLVPVGVARRAFAAAARSAGFIPENLVVHTARRAA
- a CDS encoding cold-shock protein — protein: MTTGTVKWFNATKGFGFIAPEGGSKDVFVHVSALERAGINRLDDGQAVSFDLERDRNGRESAINLVLV
- a CDS encoding M10 family metallopeptidase C-terminal domain-containing protein; translated protein: MGTSTGANLITYDVDTVNGVFTMTLNDVGQYTAGSVPNATQLMLVDRDNGNFDIILRYESVNWNYFDSARAGYTSGGATPEVFEIDGSGTRASLDWDSVAGNTGRTGIYVLEVRDGAVTTNLIDQITGGAGDDTVSGGNDTDMFVFNSPDDGVDTITDFASGVDDIGISVAGFGSELVAGGSASVQNVGDVSSATDAQFIFETNATGGNLCWDNDGGASDNAVLLARLTGVSGLTSADFFLF
- a CDS encoding VCBS domain-containing protein; protein product: MITRADNPVGAAYRIEVLVDGQSVGLQSINVGPNQAQTLQVREVFDLSTVQGYVAGVSVVTLQFQNTGATPARFNFDDVRIGIAEQRPTGSVAFADVDLADSHTVSVQEQALGYVGTLTAGIGNAATGEGSGRIDWAFDFDASDFAALAEGETRDQVYNLTLNDGKGGSATKAVTVTLVGTNDVATITVLSTGVTSEDDPSNSLASGTLQVVDADAGQSSVTAQSNVLGSAGLGTFNVNANGNWTYQLSNSSPDVQALVTGQTVNDRLIVVSADGSASEEISVAVNGHIHGRQPDHL
- a CDS encoding VCBS domain-containing protein translates to MSGNTLSNGLRDSYEGGFGRDTLRLELTSAEWARADVQSDVAAFLVHLAQPLNQFLNPLGLATHFSFSVTSLTVFNIENLQISVNGVLLDPRDEAVTAVLDRINATEYSASVSVDLLANDAVPDRAVSVQLFSNSTLGTLVLTPALGGAAQSATLTFAPNAALQSLAAGQSVSETISYRVTDADGDTSTASITITVVGQNDGATISGISTGAVAEDSTALVSGSLTVSDVDNGEAVFKAASGLTGTYGSFTFNAVSGAWTYDLNDAAANVQALRAGETVSDRITVTSQDGTASQVVVVTITGTNDAPTVAVSPSVGSTTDATVVPGDGDLIPFGNFEGNPTPDFGNSHRLGAANGWTLTGGCRRPERGEQFLHDVGVGSLRRPRGVPQPRRVDAAKHSSAGRPVCRNLRCDYTRGQSGGRGLPDRGTGRRPVGRPAKHQCRT
- a CDS encoding SapC family protein, whose product is MSKQLMIYANAVPLSADDHRNLSVRQDGGYGFSSDLNSVPLVLAEFEKAAAEYPVVFAGDVTAGAWAITPAAIVGLRDGENLFVDGNGAWSGRYIPAFLRRYPFVFAESPDQSSLTLCIDTTYQGLDTTGKGERLFDTAGNRTQFLESTLRFTSDYQTQHAVTRAFIERLVDLDLLEPATANATLADGNQLTLGGFSRVSTEKLAQLPDATALDMFRNGMLALIQIHLQSMHQMPALLARAESRAAG
- a CDS encoding SapC family protein is translated as MSDVSANPLFYKSVTPLDSQRHKSLRLGRPDRAFGYASLSNLIPAVVDEFELAAPELCIAFLPTPAGASAVFVTGTAPGQNCFVSDTGNWTGAYVPAYLRRYPFIIGDIAGSESVLCFDESYAGFGDPMGQPLFEADGNRTEALAKALAFSQTYRDAAKRTESFCRMLTDFALLQAATLDITAADGSRSTVHGIEIIDEAALAALSGDRLAQLNGAGFLRAIYAQITSLRAISRLTVPAAPAPALEEATN